The proteins below come from a single Procambarus clarkii isolate CNS0578487 chromosome 54, FALCON_Pclarkii_2.0, whole genome shotgun sequence genomic window:
- the LOC138352741 gene encoding RNA-binding protein 6-like, which yields MSARRPDKGVPVDFRPVDFKTDDFRPVDFKTVDFRPVDFKTVDFKTVDFRPVDFRPVDFRPVDFKTVDFRPADFRPVDFRPVDFRPVDFRPVDFRPVDFKTVDFRPVDFRPVDFKTDDFRPVDFKTVDFRPADFKTVDFRPVDFKTVDFRPADFKTVDFRPVDFR from the exons ATGTCCGCCA GGAGGCCTGACAAGGGCGTTCCTGTTGACTTCAGGCCCGTTGACTTCAAGACCGATGACTTCAGGCCCGTTGACTTCAAGACCGTTGACTTCAGGCCCGTTGACTTCAAGACCGTTGACTTCAAGACCGTTGACTTCAGGCCCGTTGACTTCAGGCCCGTTGACTTCAGGCCCGTTGACTTCAAGACCGTTGACTTCAGGCCCGCTGACTTCAGGCCCGTTGACTTCAGGCCCGTTGACTTCAGGCCCGTTGACTTCAGGCCCGTTGACTTCAGGCCCGTTGACTTCAAGACCGTTGACTTCAGGCCCGTTGACTTCAGGCCCGTTGACTTCAAGACCGATGACTTCAGGCCCGTTGACTTCAAGACCGTTGACTTCAGGCCCGCTGACTTCAAGACCGTTGACTTCAGGCCCGTTGACTTCAAGACCGTTGACTTCAGGCCCGCTGACTTCAAGACCGTTGACTTCAGGCCCGTTGACTTCAGATGA
- the LOC138352740 gene encoding phospholipid scramblase-like produces MLVLLHLQLLAGIHKQLFNGPEVNGLEVSGPEVNGLEVNGPEVNGLEVSGPEVNGLEVNGPEVIGLEVNGPEVNGPEVNGLEVNGPEVNGPEVNGPEVNGPEVNGPEVSGPEVNGLEVNGPEVNGPEVNGPEVNGLEVNGLEVNGPEVNGLEVNGPEVIGLEVNGPEVNRNALVRPP; encoded by the exons ATGTTAGTATTGCTACACCTGCAGCTGTTGGCAGGAATCCATAAGCAgctgt TCAACGGGCCTGAAGTCAACGGTCTTGAAGTCAGCGGGCCTGAAGTCAACGGTCTTGAAGTCAACGGGCCTGAAGTCAACGGTCTTGAAGTCAGCGGGCCTGAAGTCAACGGTCTTGAAGTCAACGGGCCTGAAGTCATCGGTCTTGAAGTCAACGGGCCTGAAGTCAACGGGCCTGAAGTCAACGGTCTTGAAGTCAACGGGCCTGAAGTCAACGGGCCTGAAGTCAACGGGCCTGAAGTCAACGGGCCTGAAGTCAACGGGCCTGAAGTCAGCGGGCCTGAAGTCAACGGTCTTGAAGTCAACGGGCCTGAAGTCAACGGGCCTGAAGTCAACGGGCCTGAAGTCAACGGTCTTGAAGTCAACGGTCTTGAAGTCAACGGGCCTGAAGTCAACGGTCTTGAAGTCAACGGGCCTGAAGTCATCGGTCTTGAAGTCAACGGGCCTGAAGTCAACAGGAACGCCCTTGTCAGGCCTCCCTGA